The window TGATCCGGCTTGCCGACGGAGGCGCATGGACGATCATGTTGCTGCGTACCGCCACCACCTTCGTCGCGGCCATGATCATCTGGTCGGTCTGGCGCGCGATGAGCCGGAACGCTCCACAGCTCATCCCCGGCCGGGCGGGACTTGTCGTTGCCATATGCTATGGGCTGACAGGGGTCACCTTCGTCACCGCCGTCTATCACACCTCGACCGCCGACCTGGTGTTCATCCTCGCCTTCAACACCGTGTTCGCGGCATTGCTGTCCTGGGTATTCCTCGGCGAAAGACCCCGGCTGGTGACGATCGCGGCGATGCTGATCATGATTTTCGGTGTGCTGATAATCGTCGGCGGGTCCGTCGGCACCGGCCATCTGTTCGGCGACTTCATGGCGCTGTGCTCGGCTTTCTTCGTCGCCGTGGCCATCACCATTTCGCGCACCACCGACAAGGACATGGGGTTCACCGCGCTAGTCGGCGTGCTTCTGCCGCTCGGGCTGGCGGCCTTCATGGTCACCGGCGAGGGTTTCCACGTGAATGCGCCGTGGTGGATCATCTTCAACGGCGCCGTCGTCATGCCGATCTCGTTCTTCTGCCTTGCCAACGGACCAAAATACATTTCGGGACCGGAAGTGGCGATGTTCTACCTGCTGGAGACGGTGCTGGCGCCGGTCTGGGTCTGGATGATTTTTGCCGAGACGCCGTCGCGCAACAGCCTGATCGGCGGCGCGATCCTGATCGTGACGCTGGTCGCCCATTCGCTGTGGCAACTGCATGAGGGCCGCAAGCGCCGCGCCGACCTCGCGGTGCATCATCCGGCCTGAATTTTCCTCGCCTCGGCCGCCACCTCGAGCTGGGGCGGCTGGTTCTCTTCCTCTGCGGCCGGCGCAAGCTCGTCCATTATCTCCACCTCGCGCAGCCATTCGCGCCAGATGGCGACCAGCAGCGCCATCAGCACCGGGCCGATGAAGAGGCCGAGGAAGCCCATCGTCTTGACGCCGCCGATCAGGCCGAAAAAGGTCGGCAGGAAAGGCAGTTTGATCGGTCCGCCGACCAGCTTCGGACGCAGCGTCTTGTCGACGACGAAAAGCTCGACCGCGCCCCAGACGAACAGGGCAAGGCCGGCAACCGGCGAGCCGCTGGCTGCGAGGTAGATCGACACCAGGGTGAAGGACACCGGCGCGCCGCCGGGGATCAGCGCCATGATGCCGGTGAGCGCGCCGAGCGTCACCGGCGACGGCACGCCGGCCAGCCAGTAGGCGATGCCCAGCACCAGACCCTCGCCGATGGCGATGATGGTCATGCCGGTCACGGTGGACGAGATGGTGGCCGGCACGACGCGCGAGATCCGCTCCCAGCGCGTCGGCAGGATGCGCTCGCCGAGGCGGTCGACCTGCGCCGCGAAGGCCTCGCCGTCACGATAGGCGAAAAACAGCGCGATCATCATGAACAGCAGCGTCAAAAGCAGGCTGAAGGCGCTGCCGCCGGCGGCCAGCGCGCCACGATAGATGGTGCCGATATTTGAGCCGCTGATCAGTTGGATCAATTCGCCGATGCCGCCCGGATGGCCGAGATTGGTCGTCCACTGCTCGTTCAGCCACTCGCCGATCACCGGCATGGTGGCGATCCAGTGCGGCGTCACCGCGCCATGGCGATTGGTCTCGATCGCCCAGGTCACCCATTCGCGCACCTCGTTGATGGCATAGGTGCCGGCGAGCGCGATCGGCACCACCAGGAAGGCAAGGATGAACAGGATGGCCAGCGTCGCGCCGATGGTGCGGTTGCCGCCGACGGCGGTGAGCAGCCGGCGGTAGAGCGGCCAACTGGCGAAGGCGATGACAAGCGCGGCCAGCACCGGGAACAGGAAGCCGTGGAAGAAATAGACGCCGGCGGCGACGATCAGCACCAGAAGCCAGCGCGCCGCCGACAGCGGCGGGATGACGGCGGACCGGAGCGGCGTCGACAGGCCGAAAAGGCGCTGCCCCGGCTTCTGGATCTCAGCTCG is drawn from Mesorhizobium sp. B1-1-8 and contains these coding sequences:
- a CDS encoding DMT family transporter — its product is MSSHHDHQKGLLITAAGGLMLTFDIPLIRLADGGAWTIMLLRTATTFVAAMIIWSVWRAMSRNAPQLIPGRAGLVVAICYGLTGVTFVTAVYHTSTADLVFILAFNTVFAALLSWVFLGERPRLVTIAAMLIMIFGVLIIVGGSVGTGHLFGDFMALCSAFFVAVAITISRTTDKDMGFTALVGVLLPLGLAAFMVTGEGFHVNAPWWIIFNGAVVMPISFFCLANGPKYISGPEVAMFYLLETVLAPVWVWMIFAETPSRNSLIGGAILIVTLVAHSLWQLHEGRKRRADLAVHHPA
- a CDS encoding AI-2E family transporter, with protein sequence MKRAEIQKPGQRLFGLSTPLRSAVIPPLSAARWLLVLIVAAGVYFFHGFLFPVLAALVIAFASWPLYRRLLTAVGGNRTIGATLAILFILAFLVVPIALAGTYAINEVREWVTWAIETNRHGAVTPHWIATMPVIGEWLNEQWTTNLGHPGGIGELIQLISGSNIGTIYRGALAAGGSAFSLLLTLLFMMIALFFAYRDGEAFAAQVDRLGERILPTRWERISRVVPATISSTVTGMTIIAIGEGLVLGIAYWLAGVPSPVTLGALTGIMALIPGGAPVSFTLVSIYLAASGSPVAGLALFVWGAVELFVVDKTLRPKLVGGPIKLPFLPTFFGLIGGVKTMGFLGLFIGPVLMALLVAIWREWLREVEIMDELAPAAEEENQPPQLEVAAEARKIQAG